From one Coffea eugenioides isolate CCC68of chromosome 11, Ceug_1.0, whole genome shotgun sequence genomic stretch:
- the LOC113752544 gene encoding nuclear poly(A) polymerase 1-like, which yields MSNRSQNPNRVYGVTQPISMAGPSESDMIRNRELEKFLADAGLFESPEEAIRREEALARLDQIVKDWVKHVSRTKGLNEQVVEEMNALIFTSGSYRLGVHGPGADIDTLCVGPMHVTRNEDFFGELHRILVEMPDVQELNSVPDAYVPVMRFKLDGIPIDLLYASLPLPNIPEDLDISQDSIIHNVDEQTVRILNGRRVTDEILNLVPNIQNFRTALRCLRLWAKRRGIYSNVAGFLGGVNWAILVARICQLYPNALPCTLVSRVVRVYNLWQWPNPVILCPIQEGSSNVWDPRRNRKDREHLMPIITPAYPCMNSSYNVSNSTLRIMMEEFRRGNEICEAIEANKAVWVTLFEPFAFFEAYKDYLQIDIKAQSGDDFRNWKGWVESRLRFLNSMIERYTGGILQCHPYPGDFSNECRPHCCSYFMGLRRKQGSSPEGGKQFDIRWIVDKFKHQVCQYSAWKATMWINVCHVRRKNIPVFVFSGGIRPSQRAKVAAQDCLGKRLPGNNFLHADDAGSRKRRKQVVVNRGVHLEEFSSLTSGTSTASLQIEAGEEEQSEAVIADTIRNKNYRKNMTNHDQEPEGSVKCRSPSCSNPKGASPVEKWVTDSSSGEIVGLSDMKTEVSGGTVESNSFQLSMTEPGVQIPVVGAGGRNSCSKSLQNEGLEELEVLSADISFF from the exons TTTCTAGCAGATGCAGGACTTTTTGAAAGTCCTGAGGAAGCTATCAGAAGGGAGGAAGCTCTAGCTAGATTGGACCAG ATTGTTAAGGATTGGGTAAAGCATGTTAGTCGCACCAAAGGCTTAAATGAGCAAGTTGTTGAAGAAATGAATGCATTGATTTTCACATCCGGTTCTTATAGGCTTGGG GTACACGGCCCCGGAGCTGATATAGACACCTTATGCGTGGGCCCTATGCATGTTACTCGCAAT GAGGATTTTTTTGGGGAATTGCATAGAATTCTGGTGGAGATGCCTGATGTGCAAGAGTTGAATTCAGTGCCTGATGCTTATGTCCCTGTCATGAGGTTCAAACTTGATGGCATTCCCATAGATCTGCTTTACGCAAGTCTACCACTCCCAAATATACCTGaa GACCTGGATATCTCTCAAGATTCCATAATACATAATGTGGATGAGCAGACTGTTCGCATTTTAAATGGGCGCAGGGTTActgatgaaattttgaatttggtaCCAAATATACAG AATTTTCGAACTGCTCTAAGATGTCTAAGATTGTGGGCAAAGCGGCGTGGGATATATTCAAAT GTGGCAGGCTTTCTTGGTGGTGTTAATTGGGCAATACTTGTTGCTCGCATTTGCCAGCTATATCCCAATGCCCTGCCTTGCACGTTAGTCTCTCGGGTTGTCAGAGTCTATAACCTGTGGCAATGGCCAAATCCTGTTATTTTATGTCCAATTCAAGAAGGATCTTCAAATGTCTGGGATCCAAGAAGAAATCGGAAAGACAGGGAGCACCTGATGCCAATTATAACTCCAGCATATCCTTGCATGAACTCTAGCTACAATGTGTCAAATAGCACATTGCGAATCATGATGGAAGAGTTTCGGAGGGGAAATGAGATTTGTGAG GCAATAGAGGCAAACAAAGCTGTCTGGGTAACTCTTTTTGAGCCTTTCGCATTTTTTGAAGCATACAAAGATTACTTGCAGATAGACATAAAGGCACAGAGTGGTGATGACTTCAGAAATTGGAAGGGTTGGGTTGAATCTCGATTACGTTTTCTTAATTCAATG ATTGAGAGATATACAGGGGGCATTCTCCAATGCCATCCTTACCCTGGTGACTTCTCGAATGAGTGTAGACCTCATTGCTGCTCTTATTTTATGGGTTTACGAAGAAAACAAGGTAGCAGTCCTGAAGGTGGTAAACAATTTGACATACGGTGGATTGTTGATAAATTTAAGCACCAAGTATGTCAGTACTCTGCTTGGAAAGCCACAATGTGGATAAATGTATGTCATGTGAGGCGGAAAAACATTCCAGTTTTTGTCTTCTCTGGGGGAATCCGGCCTTCCCAGCGAGCAAAAGTTGCTGCTCAGGATTGCTTGGGTAAAAGATTGCCTGGAAATAATTTTCTTCATGCTGATGATGCTGGTAGcagaaagagaagaaaacaaGTAGTAGTTAATCGTGGAGTTCATTTGGAGGAGTTTTCATCCCTGACTAGTGGGACTAGTACTGCAAGCTTGCAGATTGAAGCAGGAGAGGAAGAACAATCTGAAGCTGTTATTGCTGACACCATCAGAAACAAAAACTACCGCAAGAATATGACCAACCATGATCAGGAACCTGAAGGATCTGTAAAGTGCAGATCACCCTCATGCTCAAATCCAAAAGGTGCATCACCTGTGGAAAAGTGGGTCACTGATTCTTCTTCTGGGGAGATTGTTGGTTTGTCAGATATGAAGACTGAAGTTTCTGGTGGAACTGTGGAAAGTAATTCATTTCAGTTGTCCATGACGGAACCAGGAGTTCAAATTCCAGTAGTAGGCGCTGGGGGTCGCAATTCTTGCTCCAAATCCCTACAGAATGAGGGCTTGGAAGAGCTTGAGGTCTTGTCAGCTGATATTTCGTTCTTCTAA